In Kryptolebias marmoratus isolate JLee-2015 linkage group LG20, ASM164957v2, whole genome shotgun sequence, a genomic segment contains:
- the LOC108239460 gene encoding potassium/sodium hyperpolarization-activated cyclic nucleotide-gated channel 2 produces MDRDEVSPVSAATMKKKAVGGSGRSHIAPKPVASKCSKASDSRANCAEPGSPPGAPSREQPGVTGSVVMDETEDGEEESKFQHPRLRRAGGRGSGGGGGGGGGGGGGGGGRGGGSIRMKNFTPGGGAASSASRRNSNKEPCLTHTEDVPAASRPTAASRATETPSPGDAAHRGDTSRATGAEASESAAAGEVLNATAAGDGRGGVAPISSMKCNKNGECRRDSGTGSLRSIIAKQEKQAAGPGRAEDGGGAKRGACNSTTASMEGSITPGGSLTGGQGGESANPGATAASSGVPEKKDSKVSFSNAPSRKASSSLHGSTQTQTQQPRNSVTFQKQEDGPPIVPAEDAEPRGSQASFMQRQFSSMLQPGVNKFSLRMYGSQKAVEKEQERVKSAGNWIIHPYSDFRFYWDFTMLLFMVGNLIIIPVGITFFKDETTTPWIIFNVVSDTFFLMDLVLNFRTGIIIEDNSDIILDPKTIKKTYLKTWFIVDFISSIPVDYIFLIVEKGIDSEVYKTARALRIVRFTKILSLLRLLRLSRLIRYIHQWEEIFHMTYDLASAVMRIINLIGMMLLLCHWDGCLQFLVPMLQDFPSDCWVSLNKMENDTWSELYSFAVFKAMSHMLCIGYGRQAPESLSDIWLTMLSMIVGATCYAVFIGHATALIQSLDSSRRQYQEKYKQVEQYMSFHKLPADFRQKIHDYYEHRYQGKMFDEESILGELSEPLREEIVNFNCRKLVASMPLFANAEPNFVTAMLTKLRFEVFQPQDYIIREGTIGKKMYFIQHGVCSVITKGTLAMKLSDGSYFGEICLLTRGRRTASVRAETYCRLYSLSVDHFNEVLEEYPMMRRAFETVAIDRLDRIGKKNSILMHKVQHDLNSGVFNNQENEMIQEIVKYDREMVKLVDLQRPRAMSMTPSIGGIFAPPGQPQAGSAIATLQQAVAMSFCPQMASPLVGPGTLQSPCMVRRFQVMQNLSSPVSMSPLQSQLPQTPGGAFGSAISSPPVQSPLTTSGRTFQYMASVGPSGSQLSLVQHHAPSPTQTQQRPASHKSTHSLHTGNLSQDSRALSASQPSLPQEGTPQASSAAPSPPPSTRTSNSSIGPSQPPHHSLPGPSGVGKSAGAQQRVAFASTPPPGGPTGMGAVASAAGSGPPDSAVPKKDSIVSLPELDSARSRLSSNL; encoded by the exons ATGGACAGGGATGAGGTGTCCCCGGTGTCTGCTGCCACCATGAAGAAGAAGGCGGTGGGCGGCAGCGGGCGCAGCCACATCGCACCCAAGCCTGTCGCGTCCAAATGCTCCAAAGCGAGCGACAGCAGAGCGAACTGCGCGGAGCCCGGCTCTCCCCCCGGCGCACCGAGCCGTGAGCAGCCCGGCGTCACCGGCAGCGTCGTGATGGACGAGACGGAGGACGGAGAAGAGGAGTCCAAGTTCCAGCATCCGCGGTTGCGCCGAGCCGGGGGGAGAGGCAGCGGCggcggaggtggaggtggaggcggaggagggggaggaggaggaggaagaggaggcggcAGTATCAGGATGAAGAACTTTACGCCAGGAGGGGGAGCCGCGTCCTCGGCTTCCAGGAGAAACTCCAACAAGGAGCCCTGCCTTACGCACACAGAGGACGTTCCTGCCGCCTCACGGCCCACTGCTGCCTCCAGAGCTACTGAGACACCCAGCCCGGGTGATGCTGCCCACCGAGGTGACACCAGCAGAGCGACCGGGGCGGAGGCGTCCGAATCCGCTGCCGCGGGAGAGGTTTTAAACGCGACGGCGGCGGGTGATGGTCGCGGCGGCGTCGCTCCCATTTCCAGcatgaaatgcaacaaaaacgGAGAATGCAGAAGGGACTCGGGCACCGGGAGCCTGCGCTCAATCATCGCCAAGCAGGAGAAGCAAGCGGCGGGGCCGGGGAGAGCCGAGGACGGAGGGGGTGCCAAACGGGGAGCCTGTAACTCGACCACCGCCAGTATGGAGGGCTCCATCACGCCAGGCGGCTCTCTAACCGGAGGGCAGGGAGGGGAGAGCGCAAACCCCGGGGCCACCGCCGCGTCCAGCGGTGTCCCGGAGAAAAAGGACTCCAAGGTGTCCTTCTCCAACGCGCCGAGCCGGAAAGCCTCGTCCTCGCTGCACGGCTCGACCCAGACTCAGACCCAGCAGCCGAGGAACTCCGTAACTTTCCAGAAGCAGGAGGATGGACCGCCAATTGTGCCCGCCGAGGACGCGGAACCCCGAGGCAGCCAAGCCAGCTTCATGCAGCGGCAGTTTAGCAGCATGCTGCAGCCTGGAGTTAACAAATTCTCCTTACGCATGTACGGGAGTCAAAAAGCAGTGGAAAAGGAGCAGGAGAGGGTCAAATCAGCTGGAAACTGGATTATCCACCCATATAGCGATTTCAG GTTCTACTGGGATTTTACAATGTTGCTGTTTATGGTGGGCAACCTGATCATCATCCCCGTTGGCATCACCTTCTTCAAGGACGAGACCACCACGCCCTGGATCATCTTCAACGTGGTCTCCGACACCTTCTTCCTCATGGACCTGGTGCTCAACTTTCGCACTGGAATCATCATTGAGGACAACTCTGACATCATTTTGGACCCTAAAACCATCAAGAAGACATACTTAAAAACTTGGTTCATTGTAGACTTTATCTCCTCCATCCCAGTGGATTACATATTCCTCATAGTGGAGAAAGGGATCGACTCGGAGGTGTACAAGACGGCTCGGGCCCTGAGGATTGTCCGCTTTACAAAGATCCTAAGTCTTCTGAGGCTCCTGAGGCTCTCCAGATTAATACGCTACATTCACCAATGGGAAGAG ATCTTCCATATGACCTATGACCTGGCCAGTGCGGTGATGCGGATTATTAACCTGATTGGTATGATGCTGTTGCTGTGTCACTGGGACGGCTGCCTACAGTTCCTGGTTCCCATGCTGCAGGACTTCCCTTCAGACTGCTGGGTGTCCCTAAACAAAATGGAG AATGATACCTGGTCAGAGCTCTACTCCTTTGCTGTTTTCAAGGCGATGAGCCACATGCTGTGCATCGGTTATGGCCGGCAGGCCCCGGAGAGTCTGTCAGATATCTGGCTGACCATGCTGAGTATGATTGTAGGAGCTACCTGCTACGCTGTTTTTATTGGCCATGCAACAGCTCTGATCCAGTCCCTGGACTCATCCAGACGGCAGTATCAAGAAAAG tacAAACAAGTGGAGCAGTATATGTCCTTCCACAAGCTGCCTGCTGACTTCCGACAGAAAATCCATGACTATTATGAGCACAGATACCAGGGCAAGATGTTTGACGAGGAGAGCATCCTGGGAGAACTCAGTGAGCCTCTCAGAGAG gaaATTGTCAACTTTAACTGTCGCAAGCTGGTGGCGTCTATGCCGCTGTTCGCCAACGCAGAGCCAAACTTTGTGACAGCCATGTTGACTAAGCTACGTTTTGAGGTTTTCCAACCACAAGACTACATCATAAGGGAGGGCACCATTGGCAAAAAAATGTACTTCATTCAGCACGGAGTATGCAGCGTGATCACCAAGGGAACTCTTGCAATGAAACTGTCCGATGGGTCTTATTTTGGAG agaTCTGTTTATTGACAAGGGGTCGGCGAACAGCCAGCGTGCGAGCAGAGACTTACTGTCGGCTCTACTCCCTGTCTGTTGACCACTTCAATGAGGTGCTGGAGGAGTATCCCATGATGAGACGAGCCTTTGAGACTGTTGCCATTGACCGCCTGGACCGCATAG GTAAAAAGAACTCCATTCTGATGCACAAGGTTCAGCATGATCTCAACTCTGGTGTTTTCAACAACCAGGAGAATGAGATGATTCAGGAGATTGTCAAGTATGACCGTGAAATGGTAAAGTTGGTGGACCTGCAGCGGCCGCGGGCCATGTCTATGACCCCCTCTATCGGTGGGATCTTTGCCCCTCCGGGTCAGCCACAGGCAGGCTCTGCTATTGCCACACTTCAGCAAGCTGTGGCCATGAGTTTCTGTCCTCAGATGGCAAGTCCTTTGGTGGGTCCAGGGACATTGCAGTCTCCATGCATGGTGCGAAGGTTCCAGGTGATGCAGAACTTGTCCAGTCCGGTCTCTATGTCTCCCCTTCAGTCTCAGCTGCCTCAGACACCTGGAGGGGCATTTGGATCTGCAATTTCCAGCCCACCAGTTCAAAGCCCGCTTACAACTTCAGGACGGACTTTTCAGTACATGGCGAGTGTAGGACCATCTGGTTCACAGTTGTCCCTTGTGCAGCACCATGCACCCAGTCCCACACAGACCCAGCAGAGGCCCGCCTCACACAAGAGCACCCACTCCCTTCATACGGGCAACTTGAGCCAGGACTCTCGGGCCCTGTCTGCCTCCCAACCTTCACTTCCCCAGGAGGGAACGCCACAAGCTTCCTCTGCAGCCCCCAGCCCTCCACCCTCCACCCGCACCTCCAACTCCTCTATAGGCCCTTCTCAGCCCCCTCACCACAGCTTGCCAGGACCCTCAGGGGTGGGGAAGTCAGCAGGAGCCCAGCAGAGGGTTGCATTTGCCTCCACACCCCCTCCTGGTGGACCTACTGGAATGGGGGCAGTAGCATCAGCTGCTGGATCAGGACCTCCAGACTCTGCAGTTCCCAAGAAAGATTCAATTGTCAGCCTTCCAGAGCTAGACTCTGCCAGATCTCGGCTGTCTTCCAACTTGTGA